Within Spinacia oleracea cultivar Varoflay chromosome 4, BTI_SOV_V1, whole genome shotgun sequence, the genomic segment TTCTGTTCTGGTTTTTGAATTTGATTATTAGCAAAATCCATTGGTGGTCATAAGGTTTTCTTATCCTGATTTCATCATTCATGAAGAATCAAATAGGATCTACTGAGGTCAGGTTGAAGACAGTAGATGGAGTTGTAGCCTTGTAGGATTGCTGTGTTGTTTGTTAGTTGAACCTCTTGTAGGAGGGAAGTGGTTTCCTCGTTTTCATGTGAGGAAAGattgtttaaattttttaatcttGACAGATTTATTTTATTCCATATTGGCAGTATACTTGTCCAGTATCTTTAATTTTGATATTGATGCACTAAATCACTGTCATGTTCTATTAATGCATAGTGTTGCTTGCCCGTCAATAAGTATGGATGGTTCAAAAACTTCAAGTTCTTACGTGGCATTCTTATCGTTGTTGAAGTAATGTTGTTTTTCACATTCCATGAAAGTTTTTTGGATATTGTTTGTCTGCACATTTTTATATTATCCAGGGGAAGGGGGTTGAAAAGGTATAAGCTCAGCTCATCAAATGTTTCCTTTATTCTGTTGATTGTTTACAGTGGCAACAAATGGATGTTGAATACACCTTCTGGCAAATGCTTCATCTCTGTACCTCACCGAAAGTAGTGTAAGTAATCTGAACTCTACTATAGTTTTGTTGGTATAATTTTTTGCATTGATGATGTTGGATTCTAGTTTCTGATAAGAATTGTGTGAGGAGGAACAGGCCCAGAGGTTTTTTATTTCCCTTTCAAATGTTGTTATGAGGCCTATTATTCTAGCCAAAAGTTTTATGCTTTTGCTTGCTCAAGAAGGCATATATATAAATGCCCTTTGGTTCACCTTTTTTTGGGAGCATGTGCGTGTCTCCTATAAATTTAGGAAGTGTATGGGAATAAGTTGTGATTGCAGGGTGTGAGCTGTAAAGAGAGTAAATTGTCCTTTTATTTATAGAATTAAGCTAAGCAGAGAACTAGACTCGTCATGAATCGATGGCATGTTAGTGATTTTACTCGTGAAGGAAAATGAAACAGAGCTGGAAATGCAATCAGAAATTTCCTGTTTGCTTAGTTTTTTGGGGTAACATCAGTGTATATCATACCTTTCAGGTCGGTGGGGTGGGAACATCAAGGGTCACTGCTTGTTTTTTCATGCGAATTGAATGTCTGATATGGTGAATTGCTGAACAATAGTAGTTAACTATTTTTGATTTAGGAGACGTGATTTCACGGTAGCTGTATAGTCTGTACTAGATTAGGGTATTTATCTTTGTGATAACTGATGATGGCCATTTGAACTAGTATCCATCCAGCAAAAGAAAATGCTATGTCTTTGGTCTATTGGGTTTCCCTTGGGTGAATATTTAAAACTACGAGTAGCACAGAGCAACTTGACCATGGCTTTATCTATTGGGGGGTTTCAGTTACATGAATTCGTCAACTTCTAATTTGATTTGGAGATaagacaatttttattttattttattttaatttgaggATCACTTGGTAGTTGTAGGAATGAGAATAGACAGGTGATTCGTGACATAGGACTGCCAGGAGCATGATTGTCTTGTGGTTGAAAAGAAATTACAATTAGAATGCTCTTTGTGAAGCTTTTTTCCTTACATAGGAGTGATACGACACCTGTATACCATATCCATTGATGTATTATTATATTACGTCAATCATCTTTGAAGAGATAACATGTGTATTAATCTCTATGACTATGACTATGACTAGGAGAATCTTTAATTCACTTTCTACTTTATCGGGGGTCAGAAGTTTGGCTAAAAAGAGCCGCCTACAATCTTCTTGCACTCTCATCAAATTCTGTTATTATTTTAAATTCAACTGAATTTGCTTTTTTTTCCCCCTTCTATTTTCCTATTTAGAATTAAGAACGTCAGCATATTACCGGATGTACTGGTTTTAGGGATGCATTCTGACTATTGTCTAATCCTGGATGTACTGGTTTTAGGGATGCATTCTGACTATTGTCTAATCGTGTGTTTTTTCTTTGACATGTCAAATGGTTCAATTATGCAGCTATCAGCACACCAAGTACCACAAACGTAAGCTTTCTTCCTTTGTCATGTTCTCAAGTAACTGCAACAAGATTAGTTGTGTTGATAATTAACTGTACGATTCTGCTGATTTTGATTTCTGATTTTTCGAGATTGTTGCAGGAATGTTTTCTTTGGTGTAGTTTGTAACTAGTAGTTTTCTAATTGAGGACAGGGGCAATATCTTTTCACATCCTTATTTTTTTGGATGATTGGGCCATGACTTTTGGCTGAGCAACAAGTGTTAGCATGCCTTTGTATTATGGGATGCGGTGTTTATTGTTGGGACTCATATTATTTTCAGTGTCATAGTTTACTTGAATACTTTGAATCTGTAATACTTTGGGGATGTATGTCTTGTTTCCTGATAATTTGTCTAGATTCTTTTTGTCAGAAAGTCCTGTTGTATTAACTGGACTTTTCTAGGCTTTCTGCAAAACCTACTCTTTTGGCGTATACATTTGCCAGTCCATCTTAACCTGGTATGAGTATGAAACACTAATCTGTGAGTTGTGAAGGATCATGTCCACTTTtcttgttaaaattgaaattaaaacaTTATGTTTTGTGTCCAAATGGCAATTAAACTTCTGGAATGTAAGGTTGATTACTGCAAAATAAATGTCTAATTGCCTTTTCTCGTTCTTTCAGAAACCAAAAACCAATGGGCTCGTGATGATCCTGCTTTTGTTGTTATCTGCAGCCTCCTCTTAGCAGTTTCGGCTTTGGCTTTTTGTGCTGCGTAAGTCTCCAActtctactccctctgtccctgtTGTTTGctccatttccttttttggagtCAAAGTCATCAATTTAGACCGTGAATTACCATTGAATCATTGATATACAAGGAAAAACAGGTATacaagatcttgttagattcatctatttacttaatttttatatttttttttactaatagaCAAGTAATGATATTAATGGTCAAGCATGGTTTTTGGAGACCTCTAAAAAACAAATTGTGCAAACAATAATGGAGTGAGGGAGTACTTGTCTTATGCTTTTTAGTCATTTTATGCCACACAATTGTAGTAGTCCTACGAAAATTGACAAGTCCATTTTAGCTTTCAAAAGTAGAATATACGCGCTATGTTTATTATGTAGTTAACTTTTGGTAAAAACATTGCATGTAGAATAACTAGTAGGATTTCAGTACCTGATTTCTCTATCCTAATGCCTTACGTTGTTCATGTTCTTGGATAAAACACCCTATCTGCTCATTCAACATGGTAAAGACAAGGTTGGCACCAAGATGCACAAATTTGAGGGACAATTGATTTCATTGGCCTTGAAGAATTATGGTGGACTTGATAGGATATTTGACTTTTTAAAGACCATATTCGGATATTCCTcttcttaattaatttttttagaaAGATATGAATATGAGTTTTCTGTGTCATTTGTGCTTCCAAGGCAGAACTTGCCTATGTGTTTACTCTCCTAACAATAGGAGAGATGGTACATGGAAATCccaagaaaaacaaaatcctTTTCTAGCTTCCAAAGCTGACCATTCTTGTGAAGGGTTAATAGAGAAATGTTGATAATCTTTCTTACCAAACCTATGTTAGTTTTTTATTTCACTGGTATGTTTGGGTCTTTTCCTGTCAATCTTCAGGGCTATCTAGAAAAATCTCTCTCGTTTCTTTCCCCCCTAATGTTTGCAGAATGTAGTCATAGAAGGAGCTAACTAACATAGTCTTAACTTATAATGACTCTTTCTGAAGAAATGGGTATTTTGCATTGGCTTCACTTTTTTAAAACAGAACTCAGGTGTTAAATTGTACGAAGTTTGATTTTGCTATCCATCTGTCTAACGAGGGCCGTACTAAGAAGAGGATTATGCAGAAAAATACGTCTCTCTTTGTTTGAAGGTCTAGTTACCTTGTATCCGCAACTGTACTGTCTCCTGCAAAAAGGGGATCTCACTTCAGGAGACAATTTAGTGATCCTCCTTCGCTGGTTGGTGGTGGGAAACATGATACATTGTGAAACTTAGGCAAGGATCTCTTTACCAGGGTTGGTATCTTGTATTAAAAATATCTAAAATAGTCTAATAGAGAGAGGGGAAAAGTACTGCTAAATCCTAACCGGTCTAACTACAAATAGTTTTTAAGGACACTACAAATTCTACATTGAATATCTTGTAAGATTTTAGATTTCAGATGCATAAGCTAAATTGctgaaaatttgataattttttcGGTGAACTTGGCGACAAATGTTCCATGAAGCTCTTGGAAAGAACATTTTGCCTTGAATATCTTGTAAGATTTTAGATTTCAGATGCATAAGCTAAATTGctgaaaatttgataattttttcGGTGAACTTGGCGACAAATGTTCCATGAAGCTCTTGGAAAGAACATTTTGCCTCTACAGCCTTTTACCTCCGTGATTGTCCATAATTCACTGCCACAGTTGGAGCTAAAAAGCATGTATTCTCTATTGCCTAACTGACTTACAGTCAATAATACAGGTTCAGATAGTTACTTAAATTGGGCTAAAGGAACCATTTCGTGTAACCTTTTGAACAGCCGCATCAATGTTCCAATTGAAGCATGCATTGTCTCTTATTTTCCATCTCTCACCATTTTTCTCCGATTTGATGACCCAATCCTTTTTTATGCAACAACTGTGACCTACTTTTGACGTTGCTTTTTATTGTTATTGAATGCAGGTATGATCATAGCGCAGGACATGCTGTTTATGTAGTTCTTTCAGTTTTTCTTTTCCATTTCGTCATAACTGGAGCGGTGTTAGCAACTTGTTGCTGGTGAGTTCACTGCCTCACCTCAATTcagtttccctcaaaaaaagaaGTCCCTTCATGTTCTATTTCCATATTGAATAGGATTATGTTGTTTGCTTCATTAAATGGTATGGTAGCTCTTGCATGCTAAGCTATCATGAATAACATGTGTGCAATTTTTTAGAATTTACATGATAATGAACCTTAGGGTGCTTGGCAGCACCACAgtgatggggaaataaatgaAAGCCTGCGCACTGGTTGATTTTCAGTATCTTGGCTTTGTAATAAATATGTCTTTTttgctaaaaaaaatacctATTTTCTGATTCCTGTACCCTTTTCATTTGGATGAGCAAGTGATGCTAGGCCCATTTCAGGATGTCTGTGGTGTTTAAGTGGTGGGCTCTCTTTAGTAGGTCTGTGCTCTAAATGACATCTACAAATATCTTCGTTGGTTAACATCACCTTTACTTTGtgggttttatttattttcttagaCTGTACGTGTATTTACTGAAAATGTTTATGGTTTTCATCTAAACTAAGGCATTTGTTAACTAGATGCTGTATACCCTGTTATTGATGGGTCCATGGTAATTCTGTGAGCTATTTATTAttggaaaaattattttttaccatctaaaaaaGTCGAAAAtttgttgttttatttttattttttatgcaaGCTGggagtaaaaatataaaaataaaaggcaaatttgcgaaagacaacctttTATAACCACTTTTTTGCAAAAGACAaccttttataaatttttttgcgaaaaCAGACctaaaactaaataaaatttGCGAAATACAACCTGAAAGCATTTTCAGGCATTGACCTACATTTTTCCGGTTTGACTTGGCCGGTTTTACTAAGTACACCCTCTTTCACTCCCTTAAAACTTAGTTGgaaccaaaaattaaaaaaacccccaaactttatttttcttcttttatgtTCTTCCTTCCCCCAAATTTTCGAATCCCCCAATCTTGTTGCTGAATCATTCTGAGGAAATTGCTTCAATTGCTTCTCAATTAACCACTTTTCGACACTCCACAACTTAATTTCGGTAAGTTTTGTTCATTAATTTTGTGTAATTTTGATGaagaaaagttagggtttttacCCAAAAAGAGTGCAAAAAGTTCATATTTTTTTacctaaaaatggaaaataaacataatttgaAGTAGTTGAAGAAAGTGACATTTGGAATTGAATGACTTACAACATTCAATGGAAGTTTGTTGTTTGCAGAGCTTCATTAATGGCGTTCGTTCACCTTCTTTTTGTCTTCCCAGAGGTTCTTTTTTTTAGGTTTTAAGGAAGTAGCTTTGATATGGGAGGAAAAAATGAGGGAAAAGGGTGGAAATAAGAAAATTAGGCCTCATGTGACCGGCACATGCCAAGTCAAACCAGAAAAATGTGGGTCAACGCCTGAAAATGCATTCAGGTTGTCTTTTTCGcaaattttttttagttttaggtctgttttcgcaaaaaaaaatataaaaggttgtctttcgcaaaaaagtGGTCATAaaaggttgtctttcgcaaatttgccaaataaaaattgtattttaccacctaataaaaaactaaaagttgtgttttaccacctaaaaacggAAAAATGGAAGAAACCGTTGTGTGTCATCAGGAGCTCGTTCTTGGCTTTCATACTCAACATTATCATATTGTGAAAATGAACTCGACTCAGTAAAGGAACCAGAGAATGGTTCTCTCGAGCTCAACGAAAAAGCTTCTACTGCTTGTGATGAAAAAGCTTCTACTTCCTCTATTGCCTTAACGTGGAAGATGGAAACTTAGCAGCATTTGGAAGTAGGGCCCACACAAGAAGCTCTTCACTGTAGAATCTCCTGGTCTTAAAGATGGAATTGAAAACTCCTGATCGTCCTCCATTTGTGACCGTACTCCATTTTGAAGGAGATAAACTAAGAGCAGACATTATCCCCTACAATTGACATAAAAAAACGATCctaattagttaataatcaaTTCATTTAGCATTTCCTAACCTTAATTTGAAAAAAACAATTCACATTCAAGAAATCCCCAATTCAAAATTGTTATGAACCCTAAATGTTATTTCCAATTTTGGGGGTTAGTTTTAGTCATTGAACATACATCATGTTGCCGAATCAATTACACACACAAATTGGTTTATAAACACAATTAACATCGTTTCAATTACTCATTACAAATTGATGAGATATTATTTTTGACACAAATAAATCATACCTTAAAGAACCTCTTGATTCTCCTTTGCAAAGCTGGAAAAGTTAATCAGTTTGAGAAATTTTATCAATATTTGTGAATTAATAGGAGGAAAACTGTGAAAAGAACGTGAGAAGGAATGAACACAACAACACGGAAGCTAGCTAGAGAAGGAGTAAAAACGTGAAATCGTGCGAGTAAGAGAAAAAATCTGAAGTATTACCGTTACTGTGGGCTCCACATAAcggttttttcaatttttccgtttttaggtggtaaaacacaacTTTTaggttttttaggtggtaaaatacaagttttttcAGGGGGtacaaaattttttttttcgatatTTTTAGGGGGTAAAAATTTTGTATCCTTTATTATTTCTCTTATTGCCAATTAGCCAGTGAGCCAGTGATCTTTAAATTGAGAAAACTGCAAATAATCAAAGTTCAATTTCATTATTTACATAGCCTGCAGAGTTACCTGTAGAATAAATGGTTCTGTCTCAATTTTTGTTTGGGATCTATATATTGTGCTTTGACGCATATTGGCGGGTTGGCCAATGAATTTTTAAAACGCAAAAGTTGCAGAAATGCAGTTGCGTCATCTACATAGCTGATTTGCCTAGTCTATAGCCTGTAAGGTACCTGTTGAATAGGTAACTGGGTCTGCTGTTAATTCTTTGTTTGAGTTCTATACAATGTACAATTGTACTGTGAGCCCGTTTCATGTTTTGGTACTTGATCAAGGATATTATGAACAGAGAGTGGCATAATAATGTGACCAACAGTCAAATACGTGTCTTAGATGATTATTTTTATCTCTTAATGTGCGTGTGATCCGCTGGATCTTCTAATAGTGTCTTGTACTTATATTATGTTGCTTGACGCGTTTCCCCCCTTCAATATATAGGTTTTTAACAAATAACTACCTAAGAGAAGAGGCTCCTAATAGTTATGTGGTTGAACAGCGGGTAGAATGGTGAGTTTGGCTTCTCTTTATTTCAGCAGAGTATTATATCAATCATATTGGCCTTTGTTCATGTATGCACTGGGTatcatgagttttttttttttaaatctttaGTTTTGATGGGATAAAAGCCATTCCTAGTTGTGCTTTCCTGCATTCTAAATCTTGTGTATTGCGTTTGACCTGACCGAGATGTGGTATGCTAGGTTGTATGCATTTGACGTGCACTGCAATTCATTCTTCCCGATGTTTGTTCTGCTATATGGTAAGTTTCAGAGGTTTGCATGAAATTTGTTTTCAGTTGTTGGGGACATCTGTAACGCTTGCATACTGGAATTTTTACTGGACTTATTTTTTGGTCGCAGTGATACATTACTTTTTGTCACCACTTCTTCTGGCACATGGATTCATACCTGTTCTGTTATCAAATTTGCTCTTCATGGTAGCTGTGTCATACTACCATTATCTAAACTTTTTAGGTTATGATGGTAAGACTAACATCTTTTGTGGCCTAGAAACTTTTTATTTGGTGGAACTAGGACAAAGCATGTTTGTAACTGCTGCTTAATTCCTCATGGCATCATGATTCAGAATGCGAATGATACCATTGGTTGATAGGCTAATGGAAAAGCATTGTCATTCTAGAGTAGATATAAA encodes:
- the LOC110790594 gene encoding uncharacterized protein, whose product is MLPTTSKGRSASTSRQPNPVFPHYLRRIIKWQQMDVEYTFWQMLHLCTSPKVVYQHTKYHKQTKNQWARDDPAFVVICSLLLAVSALAFCAAYDHSAGHAVYVVLSVFLFHFVITGAVLATCCWFLTNNYLREEAPNSYVVEQRVEWLYAFDVHCNSFFPMFVLLYVIHYFLSPLLLAHGFIPVLLSNLLFMVAVSYYHYLNFLGYDVLPFLERTTFFLYPIGIVLILSPIFILSGFNPSRYIMNLYFSMRL